The proteins below are encoded in one region of Takifugu rubripes chromosome 1, fTakRub1.2, whole genome shotgun sequence:
- the mob4 gene encoding MOB-like protein phocein: MVMAEGTTVLRRNRPGTKAKDFYNWPDESFEEMDSTLAVQQYIQQNIRSDCSNIDKILEPPEGQDEGVWKYEHLRQFCLELNGLAVKLQSECHPDTCTQMTATEQWIFLCAAHKTPKECPAIDYTRHTLDGAACLLNSNKYFPSRVSIKESSVAKLGSVCRRIYRIFSHAYFHHRQIFDKYENETFLCHRFTRFVMKYNLMSKDNLIVPILEEEVQNTSSAGESEA, translated from the exons ATGGTCATGGCGGAGGGTACTACAGTTCTCAGGAGGAATCGGCCTGGAACCAAGGCGAAG GACTTCTACAACTGGCCGGATGAATCTTTTGAGGAGATGGACAGCACTCTCGCTGTCCAACAG TATATTCAGCAGAACATTAGATCGGACTGCTCCAATATTGACAAGATCTTGGAGCCCCCAGAGGGTCAGGATGAAGGTGTGTGGAAATATGAGCATCTCAG GCAATTCTGTCTGGAACTCAATGGTTTAGCTGTGAAACTACAG AGTGAGTGCCATCCAGACACCTGCACCCAGATGACAGCCACAGAGCAGTGGATctttctctgtgctgctcacaAGACACCTAAAGAG TGCCCCGCTATTGATTACACCAGGCACACGCTGGATGGAGCTGCCTGCCTTCTCAATAGCAACAAATACTTCCCAAGCAG GGTGAGCATCAAGGAGTCATCAGTGGCCAAGTTGGGCTCCGTCTGTCGTCGCATCTATAGGATATTTTCTCACGCCTATTTCCATCACCGCCAGATATTTGACAAGTATGAG AATGAAACGTTCTTGTGTCATCGCTTCACACGCTTTGTAATGAAGTACAACCTGATGTCGAAGGACAACCTGATTGTTCCCATCttagaggaggaggtgcagaacACCTCATCAGCTGGAGAGAGCGAGGCCTAA
- the hspe1 gene encoding 10 kDa heat shock protein, mitochondrial, with translation MLKQTLRMRVVLLDVSLTWSEFLPVSLIDASADTGVQVHVVSQTHHFLIMAFRKFLPLFDRVLVERFTAETVTKGGIMLPEKSQGKVLQATVVAIGPGSLNQKGDVHPVSVKVGEKVLLPEYGGTKVVLDDKDYFLFRDGDILGKYVE, from the exons ATGCTAAAGCAGACATTGCGCATGCGTGTAGTCCTTCTGGACGTTTCTCTCACGTGGAGTGAATTTCTCCCAGTGAGTCTAATTGATGCTTCCGCAGACACAGGGGTTCAGGTCCACGTTGTCTCCCAGACCCATCATTTTCTCATAATG GCCTTCAGAAAATTCTTACCTCTGTTTGACCGTGTGCTGGTAGAGCGCTTCACTGCAGAGACGGTTACAAAGGGTGGCATCATGCTGCCAGAAAAGTCCCAGGGGAAGGTACTGCAGGCCACTGTGGTGGCTATCGGGCCAGGCTCCCTCAACCAG AAAGGAGACGTACACCCAGTCAGTGTGAAGGTTGGAGAGAAAGTCCTCTTACCAGAGTATGGTGGAACTAAAGTTGTTCTTGATGACAAG GACTATTTCCTGTTTCGTGATGGGGATATCCTTGGCAAATACGTCGAATAA
- the rftn2 gene encoding raftlin-2, with protein sequence MGCGLRKLEEPEDSSPGKIYSTLKRAQVETRTDSVYEYVLLDFSLEGSRPTVQYVSSLSELPQALLPYYTQGYVMVALHPIILSVGRTRCLPFSLLYRAILVRPRHSKQPTAMCHSVPVLRVEEWMLPGESLTGDTVRALIDRVNSSARGGVRFIGSVLQQASGTTNSRRSSPKRGCRSPSGSPPGMPAKDRELEENSHSPDLKLLVFFHSWAPGCAPLDSLACHYHQGALSMRVSRKGHVVSALEADWLELTATYYRKGWSLVDSFVYWDTPKGEPVPRSLEGLFVYEERSPSPPANDTIVVEQWTVIESSNMKTDYGPLLHTLAEFGWLLTCVLPTPIMRHDSDGNLATKQIVFLQRPVRSQAAGKPKNPVVSVHSDVSSSVSRALCNPVPPDESSLAVGGSRRFPMFGEGRPSVLSYMDENGLEQDEGTSEVTCM encoded by the exons ATGGGCTGCGGGCTACggaagctggaggagccagaggacagcAGCCCCGGGAAGATCTACTCCACGCTGAAGAGGGCACAAGTGGAGACCAGAACGGACAGCGTGTACGAGTACGTGCTGCTCGACTTCAGTTTGGAAG GAAGTCGTCCCACAGTTCAGTATGTCTCCTCCCTGTCTGAGCTGCCCCAGGCCCTGCTGCCCTACTACACCCAGGGTTACGTCATGGTGGCGTTGCACCCCATCATCCTGTCTGTGGGTCGAACTCGCTGTCTGCCCTTCAGCCTGCTTTATCGGGCCATCTTGGTCCGGCCCCGACACAG TAAGCAGCCAACAGCCATGTGCCACAGCGTGCCGGTTttgagggtggaggagtggatgtTGCCCGGAGAGTCTCTGACGGGCGACACAGTCAGAGCCCTCATCGACAGG GTCAACAGCAGCGCCCGAGGGGGGGTCCGGTTCATCGGCTCGGTCCTCCAGCAGGCTAGCGGGACCACCAACAGCAGGCGGAGCAGTCCAAAGAGGGGCTGTCGCTCCCCCtcgggcagccctccagggatGCCAGCAAAGGACAGAGAGCTGGAAGAGAACAGCCACAGTCCCG ACCTGAAGCTGCTGGTATTTTTCCACTCCTGGGCTCCGGGCTGCGCTCCTCTGGACTCGCTGGCCTGTCACTACCACCAAGGAGCCCTCTCCATGCGTGTTTCCAGGAAGGGCCATGTGGTGAGCGCCCTGGAAGCGGATTGGCTGGAGCTGACTGCCACCTACTATCGTAAAGGCTGGTCTTTGGTGGACTCCTTCGTCTACTGGGACACACCTAAAG GCGAGCCGGTGCCTCGGTCATTAGAGGGACTGTTTGTGTATGAAGAGAGGAGCCCCTCTCCCCCCGCCAACGACACCATAGTCGTAGAGCAGTGGACCGTCATTGAG AGCTCTAACATGAAGACAGACTACGgacccctcctccacaccctgGCCGAGTTTGGTTGGCTACTCACGTGTGTGCTGCCCACCCCCATCATGAGACACGACAG TGATGGAAACTTGGCCACAAAGCAGATcgtgtttctgcagagaccGGTCCGAAGTCAGGCAGCGGGGAAGCCCAAGAACCCG GTTGTATCGGTGCACAGCGACGTGTCCAGTTCCGTCAGCCGGGCCCTGTGCAACCCCGTCCCGCCAGATGAATCCTCCCTAGCCGTGGGCGGCAGCAGGCGCTTCCCAATGTTCGGAGAAGGACGTCCCAGCGTCCTCTCCTACATGGATGAAAACGGCCTGGAGCAGGATGAGGGGACGTCTGAGGTCACCTGTATGTGA